In the Leptospira limi genome, one interval contains:
- a CDS encoding DUF1761 domain-containing protein, with translation MLPINLAAVVVSALSAFVLGFLFHGPLFGKLWMKLAKIQPTGNEKFSDMVRPLIFNMLTNLVTAYVLAVIFLFASTSPYLGGEGVWRGVFCALWIWVGFLVTTTSIEVIWMGRSIQLWLFETIASLVVMSVMGAIIAAWP, from the coding sequence ATGTTACCAATCAATCTTGCGGCAGTTGTCGTATCAGCTCTTTCGGCCTTTGTTCTCGGATTTCTTTTCCATGGCCCACTATTTGGTAAATTATGGATGAAACTAGCGAAGATACAACCGACAGGAAATGAAAAATTTTCAGATATGGTAAGACCGCTGATTTTCAATATGCTCACAAATCTCGTAACAGCTTACGTGCTTGCCGTTATCTTTTTGTTTGCATCGACTTCTCCTTACTTGGGTGGTGAGGGAGTTTGGCGAGGTGTATTTTGCGCTCTCTGGATTTGGGTAGGTTTTTTAGTGACTACAACGTCGATTGAAGTCATTTGGATGGGCAGGAGCATACAATTATGGTTGTTCGAAACGATTGCTTCTCTTGTTGTTATGTCCGTCATGGGCGCCATTATTGCTGCATGGCCATAA